A genomic region of Nymphaea colorata isolate Beijing-Zhang1983 chromosome 2, ASM883128v2, whole genome shotgun sequence contains the following coding sequences:
- the LOC116247905 gene encoding probable LRR receptor-like serine/threonine-protein kinase At3g47570, whose protein sequence is MMALKFLLPTPAASVIFLLFSCSLFVGSAPSDSVTDHEALMSFKSLVSDPSGSLASWNQSSSYCNWKGVSCNNGTRRVIGIDLQGLQLKGPVTSSIGNISFLEFLYLQNNKFSGSLTENIGGLSRLKFLNLSSNAIGGAIPMNITKCSSLEVIDLTDNEVTGTIPPELDRLYHLKVLNLAHNNLSGIIPPALGNLSSLTTLNLGTNSLHGPISEVLSRLRNLQHLQISSNSLSGSVPTSLYNMSSISTFALASNQLWGEIPADIGFTMPKMLSFHNCFNKFTGTIPPSLHNLTKIQSIRMSHNLLRGAVPGGLERLADLVFYNIGFNHLINSKEKGLSLLKSLTNATKLENLAIDGNLFEGEIPASVGNLSRQLAKLYMGGNMISGWIPAEIGQLKSLTLLNLSHNSMEGNMPPEIGGLPKLQALILAGNKFSGEIPTSIGNLTKLSKLDLSVNNFMGVIPFSFRNFGSLQSFDVSKNNLNGSIPEEIFQLPSLSLLLNLSQNSLTGKLPVSIGSLANVAVIDISRNHLSGEIPDSIQNCKSLQGLLLNGNALSGGIPKSLSQLKGLQYLDLSSNDLSGAIPVQLGLLNDLQLLNLSFNNLEGEVPNSGVFLEFNRIDLEGNDRVCGGPKVLMLPACHSHVHPKRRTLALKLGIALASFAIIFILLSCAWLVLSSGKKIQPAIKSVHSFKGQHQMITYHEILALTSNFSLENLLGSGSFGSVFRGVLGDGTAVATKVIDLQRHGAATSFAAECEALRGIRHRNLIKLITACSGINFKNEDFKALVYEYMVNGNLEQWLYPDSNHGRGDKAALGLLSRLNIAIDVACALDYLHHDSVTPVVHCDLKPSNVLLDDDMTAKVGDFGLARLLDEGSLVNQLSTGGLKGSIGYIAPEYGMGGKPTTQGDVYSYGILLLELFTGKRPTHEIFSADLNLQKWVRERIPGNIMEIVQDEVRMSVIRCGEIAIQEQQIACLIAVIEVALSCAVECAHDRMTMRMILPKLKRIRDSLA, encoded by the exons ATGATGGCTCTCAAATTTTTGCTTCCAACTCCGGCTGCTTCTGTCATATTTCTGCTGTTCTCTTGCTCTTTATTTGTTGGTTCAGCTCCCAGTGATTCCGTCACTGATCACGAAGCCTTGATGTCCTTCAAGAGCCTCGTGAGCGACCCTTCTGGTTCTTTGGCTTCTTGGAACCAGAGCTCTAGCTACTGCAACTGGAAAGGAGTCTCCTGCAACAATGGCACCCGACGAGTCATTGGAATTGATCTACAAGGGCTGCAACTGAAAGGACCGGTGACCTCCAGCATAGGTAATATCTCCTTCCTTGAGTTCTTGTACCTCCAGAACAATAAATTCTCTGGCAGCCTTACTGAGAATATTGGAGGGCTTTCCCGCCTGAAATTTCTGAACTTGAGCTCAAATGCCATCGGTGGTGCCATTCCTATGAACATCACCAAATGCTCTAGCCTTGAAGTCATCGACCTCACTGACAATGAAGTCACCGGCACCATACCTCCTGAGCTTGACCGTCTATACCACCTGAAAGTCTTGAACTTAGCGCATAACAACCTTTCAGGCATCATTCCTCCTGCTCTTGGTAACCTCTCGTCCCTCACCACCCTAAATTTGGGCACCAATTCCCTTCACGGTCCCATATCAGAAGTTTTAAGTCGTCTGAGGAATCTGCAGCACTTGCAAATCTCCTCGAACAGCCTCAGTGGCTCGGTCCCAACTTCTCTTTACAATATGTCCTCAATCAGCACGTTTGCTTTGGCCTCAAACCAATTGTGGGGAGAAATCCCTGCAGACATTGGCTTCACCATGCCCAAAATGTTGTCTTTCCACAATTGTTTCAATAAATTCACTGGCACCATCCCCCCAAGTCTGCATAATCTCACAAAGATACAGAGCATCAGGATGTCACACAACCTGCTCCGTGGTGCCGTGCCAGGAGGCCTGGAAAGGCTAGCGGACCTTGTTTTCTACAACATTGGGTTCAACCATCTTATTAACAGCAAAGAAAAGGGGCTGAGTTTGCTTAAATCCCTTACCAATGCTACCAAACTTGAGAATCTTGCCATTGATGGGAACTTGTTTGAGGGAGAAATTCCAGCTTCTGTAGGGAACTTGTCAAGGCAGCTCGCTAAGCTCTACATGGGTGGGAACATGATCTCTGGCTGGATTCCAGCAGAAATTGGTCAGTTGAAAAGTCTCACTTTGCTAAACTTGAGCCACAATTCAATGGAGGGAAATATGCCACCGGAAATTGGTGGTCTCCCTAAACTTCAGGCCTTGATTCTGGCGGGGAACAAGTTCTCAGGGGAGATACCAACTTCCATAGGGAACCTCACCAAGTTAAGTAAGCTCGATCTGTCTGTCAATAATTTCATGGGAGTGATACCCTTCAGTTTTAGAAACTTTGGATCTCTTCAGTCATTCGACGTGTCAAAGAACAATCTCAATGGTAGCATTCCTGAGGAGATCTTCCAACTCCCAAGCCTAAGTCTGttacttaatctctctcaaaaTTCATTGACTGGGAAATTGCCCGTCAGCATTGGGAGTTTAGCTAACGTTGCTGTCATTGACATCTCTAGAAACCATTTATCTGGAGAAATCCctgattcaattcaaaattgcaAGAGCTTGCAGGGACTTCTTCTCAATGGCAATGCTCTGTCAGGCGGTATTCCCAAGTCCCTTAGTCAGCTCAAGGGCCTCCAATACCTGGACCTTTCATCTAATGATCTCTCTGGTGCAATTCCAGTACAGCTTGGACTACTTAATGATCTACAGCTGTTGAATCTCTCTTTCAATAATCTTGAAGGCGAAGTCCCAAACTCTGGTGTGTTCTTAGAATTCAACAGAATAGATCTTGAAGGCAACGACAGGGTCTGTGGGGGACCCAAAGTTCTGATGTTGCCAGCCTGCCATTCCCATGTTCATCCAAAGAGGCGGACACTTGCTCTCAAACTTGGAATTGCGCTTGCAAGTTTTGCAataattttcattcttctttcctGCGCTTGGTTAGTACTGAGCAGCGGAAAGAAGATACAGCCAGCAATCAAAAGTGTGCATTCATTCAAAGGGCAACACCAGATGATCACATACCATGAAATTCTTGCCTTGACATCGAATTTCAGTTTGGAGAACCTTCTCGGCAGCGGCAGCTTTGGTTCTGTTTTCAGAGGTGTACTTGGGGATGGAACTGCAGTTGCTACCAAGGTCATTGACCTGCAACGTCATGGCGCTGCCACCAGTTTCGCTGCAGAATGTGAAGCATTACGAGGCATTCGACATCGCAACCTCATTAAACTCATCACTGCTTGTTCAGGGATtaatttcaagaatgaagattTTAAGGCATTGGTTTATGAGTATATGGTTAATGGGAACCTTGAGCAATGGCTGTATCCTGATAGCAACCATGGTAGAGGAGACAAAGCAGCGCTTGGCCTTCTGTCAAGGTTAAATATTGCCATCGATGTTGCATGCGCCCTGGACTATCTCCACCATGATTCTGTTACCCCCGTTGTTCATTGTGATCTCAAGCCAAGCAATGTGCTGTTGGATGATGATATGACTGCAAAGGTTGGGGATTTTGGTCTTGCAAGATTGCTTGATGAAGGTTCTCTTGTCAATCAACTGAGTACAGGAGGGCTCAAAGGGTCTATTGGTTACATCGCTCCAG AGTATGGAATGGGTGGAAAACCAACCACACAGGGTGACGTATACAGCTATGGAATTCTACTGCTGGAGCTTTTTACAGGGAAGAGACCCACCCATGAGATCTTTTCTGCCGATCTGAATCTACAGAAGTGGGTAAGGGAGAGAATCCCTGGTAATATTATGGAGATCGTCCAGGATGAAGTAAGGATGAGCGTCATCCGTTGCGGTGAAATAG